A genomic segment from Terriglobia bacterium encodes:
- a CDS encoding PDDEXK nuclease domain-containing protein, whose amino-acid sequence MRGRARAEAAFPVAPPRVGLPASYGKVLAQLKARVQQVRLGTVMAANSALILLYWDIGRVILERQHEEGWGAGVIDRLAADLSGAYPDMTGLSPRNLLFMRSLAEAYPDAVKVKQLVSRLPWGHVIRLIQRVKEPEVREWYMRRCIEEGWSRSILETQIARRAHTRQGKALTNFKATLPPADSDMAAQVFKDPYLFDFLGTADPRREREVEQALVDHVQRFLLELGAGFAFVGRQVPLEVGDRDFYVDLLFYHLKLRCYVVIELKAVAFDPAFVGQINVYLSAVDDLLRHPDDKPTIGLLLCRSKDRIVVEYALRSLKKPIGVAEWETKIVEKLPRELKGSLPTVEEIEAELSSEAKAGT is encoded by the coding sequence ATGCGCGGTCGAGCACGGGCCGAGGCCGCCTTCCCGGTGGCGCCGCCGAGGGTGGGACTGCCCGCGAGCTACGGGAAGGTCCTCGCACAACTGAAGGCGAGGGTCCAGCAGGTTCGGCTCGGGACCGTCATGGCCGCGAACTCCGCGCTGATTCTCCTCTACTGGGACATCGGGCGGGTCATCCTCGAGCGACAGCACGAGGAGGGCTGGGGCGCGGGGGTGATCGATCGGCTGGCCGCGGACCTGAGCGGCGCCTACCCCGACATGACCGGTCTGTCTCCGCGGAACCTCCTCTTCATGCGTTCCCTGGCGGAAGCGTACCCGGACGCCGTGAAAGTGAAACAGCTTGTTTCACGATTGCCCTGGGGCCACGTCATCCGCCTCATCCAGCGGGTGAAGGAGCCGGAGGTCCGCGAGTGGTACATGAGACGCTGCATCGAAGAGGGCTGGAGCCGCAGCATCCTGGAGACGCAGATCGCCCGCCGCGCGCACACGCGGCAAGGGAAGGCGCTCACGAACTTCAAGGCGACGCTCCCGCCGGCCGACTCCGACATGGCCGCGCAGGTCTTCAAGGACCCGTACCTCTTCGATTTCCTCGGCACGGCCGATCCTCGCCGCGAGCGCGAGGTCGAGCAAGCGCTGGTGGACCACGTCCAGCGCTTCCTGCTGGAGCTCGGGGCCGGCTTCGCGTTCGTCGGGCGACAGGTGCCGCTCGAGGTGGGCGACCGGGACTTCTACGTCGACCTGCTCTTCTACCACCTCAAGCTGCGCTGCTACGTCGTCATCGAGCTGAAGGCGGTCGCCTTCGATCCGGCCTTCGTCGGACAGATCAACGTCTACCTCTCGGCGGTCGACGATCTCCTGCGCCACCCCGACGACAAGCCGACCATCGGCCTGCTCCTGTGCCGCTCGAAGGACAGGATCGTGGTCGAGTACGCGCTCCGCAGCCTGAAGAAGCCGATCGGCGTCGCCGAGTGGGAGACGAAGATCGTCGAGAAGCTGCCGAGGGAGCTGAAGGGCAGCCTGCCGACGGTGGAGGAGATCGAAGCGGAGCTGAGCAGCGAGGCGAAGGCGGGTACGTGA
- a CDS encoding zinc ribbon domain-containing protein, which yields MATSYKHCQSCGMPLSKDERGGGTNADGSRSRTYCSHCYTGGRFTRPDMTLEEMQVRVKEKLREVGIPGVFSWMFTRKIPKLARWSGTRDGG from the coding sequence ATGGCGACGAGCTACAAGCACTGCCAGAGCTGCGGAATGCCCCTGAGCAAGGACGAGCGAGGAGGGGGCACGAACGCCGACGGGAGCAGGAGCCGCACGTACTGCAGCCACTGCTACACAGGCGGGCGCTTCACGCGGCCCGACATGACCCTCGAGGAGATGCAGGTCCGGGTGAAGGAGAAGCTCCGCGAGGTCGGCATCCCGGGCGTCTTCAGCTGGATGTTCACGCGGAAGATCCCGAAGCTCGCGCGGTGGAGCGGGACGCGCGACGGAGGATAG
- a CDS encoding DNA polymerase Y family protein encodes KRFGAYALARAHRGVHVLKSEAEERLAARAVPLDRLALPPAARDALARLGIATVGSFTDLPEGGIAARFGPEVHRLHRLASGDLEAPLQPERPDVPATRRLVLDHPEEDAGRLIAAIEGQLGPLLDEVGEKGRTLADLKVGFRFERLGDHVESLRPASPTLDARLLMELVRLRLQAVRKLPDRVVEVLLAAGETEAAPRRQRLFAEAGGRDLAAANRALARARARLGDDAVVRARPRDAHLPEASFAWERLEALGDAAPRPVSEPRLIRRIHARPQPLPPRERHEPDGWMLRGLEQGPVVRVLGPYVVSGGWWDRPAHRDYHFAETKDGEILWLFYDRGTRRWFLQGRVE; translated from the coding sequence CAAGCGCTTCGGCGCCTACGCGCTCGCGAGGGCGCACCGCGGCGTCCACGTCCTGAAGAGCGAGGCGGAAGAGCGCCTGGCGGCGCGCGCCGTCCCGCTCGACCGCCTGGCCCTGCCCCCCGCGGCGCGGGACGCGCTCGCCCGCCTGGGGATCGCGACCGTGGGCTCCTTCACGGACCTCCCCGAGGGGGGGATCGCGGCGCGCTTCGGCCCCGAGGTGCACCGGCTGCACCGGCTCGCTTCGGGCGACCTCGAGGCCCCGCTCCAGCCCGAGCGGCCCGACGTCCCCGCGACGCGCCGCCTCGTCCTCGACCACCCCGAGGAGGACGCGGGGCGCCTGATCGCGGCGATCGAGGGACAGCTCGGCCCGCTCCTCGACGAGGTCGGCGAGAAGGGGAGAACGCTCGCGGATCTCAAGGTGGGCTTCCGGTTCGAGCGGCTGGGCGACCACGTCGAGAGCTTGAGGCCCGCGTCGCCGACGCTCGACGCGAGGCTCCTCATGGAGCTGGTGCGGCTCCGGCTCCAGGCGGTGCGGAAGCTCCCCGACCGGGTGGTCGAGGTGCTCCTCGCGGCCGGCGAGACCGAGGCGGCCCCGCGGCGGCAGCGGCTCTTCGCGGAAGCGGGCGGGCGGGACCTCGCCGCCGCGAACCGGGCGCTGGCGCGGGCGCGGGCGCGCCTCGGCGACGACGCGGTGGTGCGGGCACGGCCGCGCGACGCGCACCTCCCGGAGGCGAGCTTCGCGTGGGAGAGGCTCGAGGCGCTCGGCGACGCCGCGCCGCGCCCCGTGAGCGAGCCGCGCCTCATCCGGCGGATCCACGCGCGCCCGCAGCCGCTCCCGCCGCGCGAGCGGCACGAGCCCGACGGCTGGATGCTGCGCGGGTTGGAGCAGGGACCGGTGGTGCGCGTGCTGGGCCCGTACGTGGTGTCCGGCGGCTGGTGGGACCGCCCCGCGCACCGCGACTACCACTTCGCCGAGACGAAGGACGGCGAGATCCTCTGGCTGTTCTACGACCGGGGGACGCGGAGGTGGTTCCTGCAGGGGAGGGTGGAATGA